A stretch of Brachyhypopomus gauderio isolate BG-103 chromosome 3, BGAUD_0.2, whole genome shotgun sequence DNA encodes these proteins:
- the pgs1 gene encoding CDP-diacylglycerol--glycerol-3-phosphate 3-phosphatidyltransferase, mitochondrial, giving the protein MAAPTTGRRLVHSVHTYAPALFGIFSKISERFFRTRDKRRGSSLLLLAPLLAEAAPMPLACSRPPGSTGAEGLHSCFRWIADHVPAFKVPGGRVHVLHSPDEFYQAMKVRIKTAKHRVVMASLYLGTGPLEQDLVDCIEEALQRSQEEAASGLKVSVLLDYTRGSRGKSNSRTMLLPLLQRYPEQTRVALYHTPDLRGLLRLLVPNRFNETIGVQHIKAYLFDNSLIISGANLSESYFTNRQDRYLLVEDCGEVADFFAELVRAVSDISLQLEHDDTVHVVKGMVHPYKGNRADFSSSAHQRVMEVLNVARARQQQLELEHSRDSDSELECGEEPRDTWLFPLVQMKPLGIQLDEEVTQRLLAEAGGDSTVYLTSGYFNLTQTYMRLVLGAAADYRILMASPEVNGFFGAKGVAGAIPEAYVHLAHQFYSKVCTLGQQGRVRLHEYHRPDWTFHAKGLWYYLKGKDRPSLTLIGSPNFGYRSVHRDLEAQIALVTENEELQAQLQQEQGLLYQRSTEVSNSTFQQPDRYVKLWVKLITPLIKNFF; this is encoded by the exons GTCCTCCCTGCTACTCCTCGCCCCCCTCCTGGCTGAGGCGGCCCCCATGCCGCTGGCCTGCTCCAGGCCCCCGGGCTCCACTGGAGCCGAGGGTCTTCACTCCTGCTTCCGCTGGATTGCTGATCACGTGCCGGCGTTCAAGGTCCCCGGGGGTCGCGTCCACGTGCTCCACTCCCCGGATGAGTTCTATCAAGCTATGAAG GTACGCATCAAGACAGCCAAGCATCGAGTAGTGATGGCGTCCTTGTATCTTGGCACCGGACCACTAGAACAAGATCTT GTTGATTGTATAGAGGAGGCACTCCAGCGCTCACAGGAAGAGGCTGCTTCTGGTTTAAAGGTGTCTGTGCTGCTGGACTACACCAGAGGATCGAGAG GAAAGAGTAATTCGCGTACGATGCTGCTCCCTCTGCTGCAGCGTTACCCGGAGCAAACGCGGGTTGCTCTGTACCACACTCCAGACCTGCGAGGCCTGCTGCGCCTCCTCGTCCCCAACCGCTTCAACGAGACCATCGGCGTGCAGCATATCAAAGCCTACCTGTTTGACAACAGTCTCATTATCAGTGG GGCCAATCTGAGTGAGTCGTACTTCACTAACCGTCAGGACCGCTACCTGCTGGTGGAGGACTGTGGAGAGGTGGCGGATTTCTTTGCTGAGCTGGTGCGTGCTGTGAGTGACATCTCACTACAGTTGGAGCATGACGACACCGTCCACGTGGTTAAAGGAATGGTGCACCCCTACAAAG GCAATCGGGCCGACTTCTCCTCCTCAGCACATCAGCGAGTCATGGAGGTGCTGAATGTGGCCCGGGCCCGGCAGCAGCAGCTGGAGTTGGAGCACTCGAGAGATTCGGACTCTGAACTGGAGTGTGGAGAGGAGCCAAGAGACACCTGGCTCTTCCCTCTTGTGCAGATGAAGCCCCTGGGCATCCAACTGGACGAGGAGGTCACGCAGCGACTGCTTGCAGAAGCAGGCGGAGATTCCACCGTCTACTTGACGTCTGGCTACTTTAACCTGACACAGACTTACATGAGGCTGGTGCTGGGAGCTGCAGCAGACTACCGCATCCTAATGGCCTCCCCGGAGGTCAACGGGTTTTTCGGCGCGAAAGGAGTAGCCGGAGCCATCCCTGAGGCTTATGTCCACCTCGCCCATCAATTCTATAGCAAA GTTTGTACGCTGGGTCAACAGGGTCGTGTCCGGCTACATGAGTACCATCGGCCTGACTGGACATTCCATGCTAAGG GTTTGTGGTACTACCTTAAAGGGAAAGATcgcccctctctcactcttattGGCTCTCCCAATTTTGGCTATCGCTCTGTACACAGGGATTTGGAGGCACAAATTGCCCTAGTAACAGAAAATGAGGAGCTCCAGGCCCAGCTACAACAG GAGCAAGGCCTGTTGTACCAGAGGTCAACAGAGGTGTCCAACTCCACATTTCAGCAGCCTGACCGCTATGTTAAGTTATGGGTGAAGCTGATAACTCCTCTCATTAAGAACTTCTTCTGA